TGCGTcagctctgtgtgtttgtacagTTTGTGTTCCGCTGGACATTTCCAAGTCAAATAACACAAAACTAATGGAGACGCTTTCAATGAAGTGGAAAAACATACATGAGATGAATTTCTTTAAATGACTTCCTCTGTGAGGTCAAACAAACACAAGCGTTCAAAGAGNNNNNNNNNNNNNNNNNNNNNNNNNNNNNNNNNNNNNNNNNNNNNNNNNNNNNNNNNNNNNNNNNNNNNNNNNNNNNNNNNNNNNNNNNNNNNNNNNNNNNNNNNNNNNNNNNNNNNNNNNNNNNNNNNNNNNNNNNNNNNNNNNNNNNNNNNNNNNNNNNNNNNNNNNNNNNNNNNNNNNNNNNNNNNNNNNNNNNNNNNNNNNNNNNNNNNNNNNNNNNNNNNNNNNNNNNNNNNNNNNNNNNNNNNNNNNNNNNNNNNNNNNNNNNNNNNNNNNNNNNNNNNNNNNNNNNNNNNNNNNNNNNNNNNNNNNNNNNNNNNNNNNNNNNNNNNNNNNNNNNNNNNNNNNNNNNNNNNNNNNNNNNNNNNNNNNNNNNNNNNNNNNNNNNNNNNNNNNNNNNNNNNNNNNNNNNNNNNNNNNNNNNNNNNNNNNNNNNNNNNNNNNNNNNNNNNNNNNNNNNNNNNNNNNNNNNNNNNNNNNNNNNNNNNNNNNNNNNNNNNNNNNNNNNNNNNNNNNNNNNNNNNNNNNNNNNNNNNNNNNNNNNNNNNNNNNNNNNNNNNNNNNNNNNNNNNNNNNNNNNNNNNNNNNNNNNNNNNNNNNNNNNNNNNNNNNNNNNNNNNNNNNNNNNNNNNNNNNNNNNNNNNNNNNNNNNNNNNNNNNNNNNNNNNNNNNNNNNNNNNNNNNNNNNNNNNNNNNNNNNNNNNNNNNNNNNNNNNNNNNNNNNNNNNNNNNNNNNNNNNNNNNNNNNNNNNNNNNNNNNNNNNNNNNNNNNNNNNNNNNNNNNNNNNNNNNNNNNNNNNNNNNNNNNNNNNNNNNNNNNNNNNNNNNNNNNNNNNNNNNNNNNNNNNNNNNNNNNNNNNNNNNNNNNNNNNNNNNNNNNNNNNNNNNNNNNNNNNNNNNNNNNNNNNNNNNNNNNNNNNNNNNNNNNNNNNNNNNNNNNNNNNNNNNNNNNNNNNNNNNNNNNNNNNNNNNNNNNNNNNNNNNNNNNNNNNNNNNNNNNNNNNNNNNNNNNNNNNNNNNNNNNNNNNNNNNNNNNNNNNNNNNNNNNNNNNNNNNNNNNNNNNNNNNNNNNNNNNNNNNNNNNNNNNNNNNNNNNNNNNNNNNNNNNNNNNNNNNNNNNNNNNNNNNNNNNNNNNNNNNNNNNNNNNNNNNNNNNNNNNNNNNNNNNNNNNNNNNNNNNNNNNNNNNNNNNNNNNNNNNNNNNNNNNNNNNNNNNNNNNNNNNNNNNNNNNNNNNNNNNNNNNNNNNNNNNNNNNNNNNNNNNNNNNNNNNNNNNNNNNNNNNNNNNNNNNNNNNNNNNNNNNNNNNNNNNNNNNNNNNNNNNNNNNNNNNNNNNNNNNNNNNNNNNNNNNNNNNNNNNNNNNNNNNNNNNNNNNNNNNNNNNNNNNNNNNNNNNNNNNNNNNNNNNNNNNNNNNNNNNNNNNNNNNNNNNNNNNNNNNNNNNNNNNNNNNNNNNNNNNNNNNNNNNNNNNNNNNNNNNNNNNNNNNNNNNNNNNNNNNNNNNNNNNNNNNNNNNNNNNNNNNNNNNNNNNNNNNNNNNNNNNNNNNNNNNNNNNNNNNNNNNNNNNNNNNNNNNNNNNNNNNNNNNNNNNNNNNNNNNNNNNNNNNNNNNNNNNNNNNNNNNNNNNNNNNNNNNNNNNNNNNNNNNNNNNNNNNNNNNNNNNNNNNNNNNNNNNNNNNNNNNNNNNNNNNNNNNNNNNNNNNNNNNNNNNNNNNNNNNNNNNNNNNNNNNNNNNNNNNNNNNNNNNNNNNNNNNNNNNNNNNNNNNNNNNNNNNNNNNNNNNNNNNNNNNNNNNNNNNNNNNNNNNNNNNNNNNNNNNNNNNNNNNNNNNNNNNNNNNNNNNNNNNNNNNNNNNNNNNNNNNNNNNNNNNNNNNNNNNNNNNNNNNNNNNNNNNNNNNNNNNNNNNNNNNNNNNNNNNNNNNNNNNNNNNNNNNNNNNNNNNNNNNNNNNNNNNNNNNNNNNNNNNNNNNNNNNNNNNNNNNNNNNNNNNNNNNNNNNNNNNNNNNNNNNNNNNNNNNNNNNNNNNNNNNNNNNNNNNNNNNNNNNNNNNNNNNNNNNNNNNNNNNNNNNNNNNNNNNNNNNNNNNNNNNNNNNNNNNNNNNNNNNNNNNNNNNNNNNNNNNNNNNNNNNNNNNNNNNNNNNNNNNNNNNNNNNNNNNNNNNNNNNNNNNNNNNNNNNNNNNNNNNNNNNNNNNNNNNNNNNNNNNNNNNNNNNNNNNNNNNNNNNNNNNNNNNNNNNNNNNNNNNNNNNNNNNNNNNNNNNNNNNNNNNNNNNNNNNNNNNNNNNNNNNNNNNNNNNNNNNNNNNNNNNNNNNNNNNNNNNNNNNNNNNNNNNNNNNNNNNNNNNNNNNNNNNNNNNNNNNNNNNNNNNNNNNNNNNNNNNNNNNNNNNNNNNNNNNNNNNNNNNNNNNNNNNNNNNNNNNNNNNNNNNNNNNNNNNNNNNNNNNNNNNNNNNNNNNNNNNNNNNNNNNNNNNNNNNNNNNNNNNNNNNNNNNNNNNNNNNNNNNNNNNNNNNNNNNNNNNNNNNNNNNNNNNNNNNNNNNNNNNNNNNNNNNNNNNNNNNNNNNNNNNNNNNNNNNNNNNNNNNNNNNNNNNNNNNNNNNNNNNNNNNNNNNNNNNNNNNNNNNNNNNNNNNNNNNNNNNNNNNNNNNNNNNNNNNNNNNNNNNNNNNNNNNNNNNNNNNNNNNNNNNNNNNNNNNNNNNNNNNNNNNNNNNNNNNNNNNNNNNNNNNNNNNNNNNNNNNNNNNNNNNNNNNNNNNNNNNNNNNNNNNNNNNNNNNNNNNNNNNNNNNNNNNNNNNNNNNNNNNNNNNNNNNNNNNNNNNNNNNNNNNNNNNNNNNNNNNNNNNNNNNNNNNNNNNNNNNNNNNNNNNNNNNNNNNNNNNNNNNNNNNNNNNNNNNNNNNNNNNNNNNNNNNNNNNNNNNNNNNNNNNNNNNNNNNNNNNNNNNNNNNNNNNNNNNNNNNNNNNNNNNNNNNNNNNNNNNNNNNNNNNNNNNNNNNNNNNNNNNNNNNNNNNNNNNNNNNNNNNNNNNNNNNNNNNNNNNNNNNNNNNNNNNNNNNNNNNNNNNNNNNNNNNNNNNNNNNNNNNNNNNNNNNNNNNNNNNNNNNNNNNNNNNNNNNNNNNNNNNNNNNNNNNNNNNNNNNNNNNNNNNNNNNNNNNNNNNNNNNNNNNNNNNNNNNNNNNNNNNNNNNNNNNNNNNNNNNNNNNNNNNNNNNNNNNNNNNNNNNNNNNNNNNNNNNNNNNNgagagagagagagagagagagagagaacagcatTGATCATCAGCTACAGGTGGACAGCTCAAATAGCTTTTATTTCAAACTCTCTCACAGGGGCGTCCCTTTCCAATCAGACCAAACGGTGCCAGTTATAATCTTTAACAGAGAGACCTGCTCCACTCAACACAAgaacacacgcacatgcatttctctctctgttttcatTTGACAGTAAAAGTTTCTCAAAGGTTGTATGTTGGACTCTGTGTGAATAATCTTTAATCCACAGAAGCGATTCGTTGCACAAGGGTTGTTTGTGGTGGAAAAGGCTCTACTGACTTTATGAGAAGGTAATAAAGAACTGATAAGAACCTTTGACTCAAAGATTCATTGAAGGCATCCTGCAAATAACGCTGTGTAGACAGGTCATAAAGCACatgtactgtagaaacaacatcaaGAAACAGTGTGTATATTAACAAGTCAATTTGATTAATTTTATGTATTAATAAGTCAAAgcaaagttcacccaaaaatgaaaattccgtcattaATCAGAATTACTctttagttgttccaaacctatacatttctttgtttggttgaacacaaagaaagatatttctgggacattattgactactattgtaggaaaaattaaaatggtagttaAAGGGGCCTcagaactttttgctttcctaaattcctcaaaatatcttattttgtgttaaacagagcctatatatatatatatatactatggtagtcagtgatggCCAAGAAATGTCAATtggtaacattcttccaaatatctttcttcgtgttcatcagaacaaagaaatgtatacgggtttggaacaacctgagggtgagtaaatcatgacagaattttcatttttgggtgaactgtccctttaattctgAAAATCCTGCTTCTACGAGGTTAGTCAGTAAATaattataaagtaaataatagtaaaTAATTCAGCAAGATCTAAAAcattaactaaataaataaaataaaaaagatagaCGGCGAGTGACGTCATGTCGAAGCGGAGGAAACGCATAAAGTTTTGTCAAACAAACATCGGTGACGTCACGGTGTCATGGCGGCGAGCGGTGCGGCTGTGTCAGTTTTAACTCCGAACGGCAGAAGACAGACAGTGAAAGTGTCTCCAAACACCCCGTTACTGCAGGTGAGAGAGACTTTATTTAACACACAGACACTTAACATACGTGCGCTTGACATGACAAgagctttagcattagcattaaacTCGCAGTGACTGTTATAAACACACGAGCTGTTGACTCATCCATACGATcatacaacaataaacaaatgttttcttaCCATACCATAATCATACGTGTTCATCGTAATCAATCATTATAACCATACCTGTTATAAGAACATATGACACGAAAATCTGATGTGTCATGACTGATGATTCATTGTTGTGTCAAACTATAGTCTTTTGATTTGGGGGGGCTAGAGAAAGAAAAGTCCCCACAAACCACCGCGCGTGTAACATGCACTCTTTAGGAATGTCAGACAGTGTTGTGAAACAGTGTTGGAGACAGAGCCGGTGTGACATGAATGACACGAGATAAATGACTGTCTTTAAtgagtaaaaatgaaatatatgaaTAATGCTGCCGCGACATTTCCATCTGCAGGTTCTTGAGGATGTGTGCAAGAAACACGGCTTTAATCCTGATGAATATGGACTCAAGTGAGTATAAACTGAACctgtatcatcatcatcacacaaTAGAATTGTGTTGAAataagtgtgtttgtgtctgtttttcaCGTTTACTGGCATGTTCCTGTCATGTCTGTGCAGCACATGTAAACGGCGTGTTTCCCAGCTCATTGTCTCTTTGTCTGCAGGTTTCAGAGGAATGTGCTGGATTTAACTCTCCAGTGGCGGTTTGCCAGTCTGCCAAATAATGCCAAACTGGAGGTTGTGCCCTGTTCACGTCATCAGACAGGAGCAGAGAGCGTGGTGTGTGTAAACTTCATCATCGTACACCAGTCCAGAGCTTCCTGTCATCATCACCTTCACTCGAGCAGTGCAGATGCTCTATTAAACACGTGGAGTTTAGGCTTGATATGAAGGAACGTGTTGTTTAAttgggtgtgtttgattggacTAAATCTGTCAGAAGGCGCTGGTGTGTGATGATATGATGATTCAGTGTTATATTCATCACTGATGGGCTGTGTCATGTGTGCGTGGACAGGTTTAATATCATATCAAAATATTCAGAACCTTGATTGATTTCTTACTTCAAAACATTGATCTATTTatcttcatttatttgtgagtgaatttatttatttatccccACACACACTTCTGACACTTTTCATAAGTGTGCAACATAGgttattgtttacattttatccgaAGACCTTAGGATTTATTTAGCTTGGGATGTCAAACTAAATATGACATCAGCTAGTTTCTTTTCATTGTATTGTGTGGGAATGATTTGTTATATGAACCCTGCATGAATCTCAACTCTGCTTTCCTGACACTCGTTGTGTCTGATTCCTGTTGTTTACACTGGAGCTAAAGCATCAACACTTTCCTGACGGTGTTTACCTCCTGTCGCACGGTTATTTACCTCAGCGTGTGATGGATGAGCAGTGTTGTTGATGGTTGTGGAGTTCACAGGAAGGGCTGTGTGACATCAGAGCTCGGGGCTCTGCGGTAGGCCACTGACTGATGACATCACGAGTGCTCAGCGGTCATCCACACGTGTCCTCTGGGCCACCCACAGCCAAACACCCAACACACCCCCGGCCGTCCTGGTGTGAGACGTGCAGTCGGAGCTTTGTTCCCATCTGCGCCGTTTCACTCGCAAGAATGTGTTTACAGCGCTGAGATAAAAGAGCGGTCGTAAAGCATGATGGGTAACCAGCATCCTCGCCCTCCACTCATGTTTCAGGCGTTTAGAATGTGGTTTGGATCGGCTGGACGAGACCATCCACACAGTACATACGAGATGGATTCATGATCGCTCAAGTTTCTCATGAAggttttctttgtgtgtgtgtgtgtgtgtgtgttgtgattcAGGTTCGAATCGCCCTGCAGTTAGAGGACGGCTCACGTCTCCAGGGACATTTCTCCAGCGGGCAGACTTTGTGGGATCTCCTGACGCACTTTCCTGGGATCAGGTGTGCTGTGAACATGTGTTGTAGTTGGTGTTTGTTGATATTGAAGGAACCCGGAACAGAATCTAGTTGTGGTTTTAAAGTGGGAACGCTCCGTGGGCCTTTTTCTGATCTCCAGACACCGCTGCCAAGTTCTTTCAACATGTTCCCCATGCTTCCACACGCCTCTTGCGTCCAGAGGCTCCTCCCCTGGCCTGCAGACTCCTCCCGTTGTTTCCAAAGACTCCGCCCTGGTTCATCTTGTCcagctgtgttttattttgccGTGCCGAGGCACACACGTGTGTGTTCTCTTCCTGACGTGTGTTCTCTTCACAGGCCGTCTGGAGTCACGCCCGTGTGTGTATACATGAGAGATGAGGTGTGTTTACACTTCACCTGCTGTTCGACATGCCTTCtctaaatgtgatcaaacagTGTGCTTCATGATGTCCACTTCTGCAGATCAGCGGCGAGGCGGCGCTGAAGAAAACCTCTCTGAAGTCTCTGGGTCTCACAGGAGGAAGTGCCATCATACGGTGAGCTTGATGTCAGATGGATGGTAGCGATGACGATAACCTTGATAACCGtgggtttgtttctgtttggtAGATATGTGCTCAAAACCGCCTCTGCTTCAGGTGACCTCACTGATGCCGTCGCCACACCAACGGAGGCTGTCGCCAAAGCAACCGAATCGCCGTCTCCTCCTCCAGAAACACCCACCCTCCCTGTTTCTGTGGAAACTCCAGCTCCACCCGCAGAGGCCACGCCCCCGGTGAACCAGACACTTCCTGTCAGACAGGAAGAGGAGGAGCCTCACAAAGTCCAAGAGCAAAGCGTGCGACCCAAAGCTAGACCAGCTGCTGACCAGCGGGATCTGGTGACACAAACAGATGAAGAGCGGCCGGGGACATCCCAACAACAGCACGGCTCCGCCCACCCGGCCACGCCCACTAACTTTGTGCCATTTTCTGGAGGCGGTCAGCGTCTGGGGGGAGCCGGGACGAGTGGACTGAAGACCTCCACATCATGGACATCATCTGTGTCCGCCAGCCCACCTAAAGCCAAAAAACCCAAACCAAACCATGAAGTCAAAGTGAGACTCGGAAGTCTTTTCCTTCTTTTATTAAAAgaatgtctgtttgtttgttgttttcctttcatgcatctgtctgtctctcaaaGCATCTGCTGTCCATTTGTTTGGAGAGACAGAcggtgtgtttttattgtgtctgAATTCAATCACGCATCACGTCACACAAGCGCTCACAGTTTCCAGACgtcttgtgtttgtttctctctaaacacgcacacacacacactttagaAGCTGTGTTTGTGAGGACTTCTCATAGACGATATGATGATCATATTTACTAAATCCTTCCGTCTAAGCCCTCACACAGGCCTGTGGACGTGATTGGTTTGGCTGTAtttctgatgatgtcatctcTCTGTGCTCTGTTCAGTCTGTTGACAGGGAGCCGCTGATCTTTCATCTGGACTCAGGGTCCCGTCGCCATGACGACACAGAACTTCCTGATGAGTTTTTTGAGGTGACGGTGGATGACGTGAGGAAGAGATTTGCACAGCTGAAGAGTGAGAGGTgaataatacacacacacacacacacacacgcacacacacaatcacacacacacacacacacactcaacacacacgcacacacgcacacacacacacacacacacacacacgcacacacacacacacatgagctGTGTGAAAGAGATTCATCATTGAACACTGGACACATACAGCAGACGTTTCATCAGC
This portion of the Triplophysa rosa linkage group LG20, Trosa_1v2, whole genome shotgun sequence genome encodes:
- the aspscr1 gene encoding tether containing UBX domain for GLUT4 isoform X1, with amino-acid sequence MAASGAAVSVLTPNGRRQTVKVSPNTPLLQVLEDVCKKHGFNPDEYGLKFQRNVLDLTLQWRFASLPNNAKLEVVPCSRHQTGAESVVRIALQLEDGSRLQGHFSSGQTLWDLLTHFPGIRPSGVTPVCVYMRDEISGEAALKKTSLKSLGLTGGSAIIRYVLKTASASGDLTDAVATPTEAVAKATESPSPPPETPTLPVSVETPAPPAEATPPVNQTLPVRQEEEEPHKVQEQSVRPKARPAADQRDLVTQTDEERPGTSQQQHGSAHPATPTNFVPFSGGGQRLGGAGTSGLKTSTSWTSSVSASPPKAKKPKPNHEVKSVDREPLIFHLDSGSRRHDDTELPDEFFEVTVDDVRKRFAQLKSESCMPRSPPPPVSSSVTSEDVLEDDVSSSGSSGQQRAMEDESAHKLVKTEPSQVPKWLKLPGKK
- the aspscr1 gene encoding tether containing UBX domain for GLUT4 isoform X2, translating into MAASGAAVSVLTPNGRRQTVKVSPNTPLLQVLEDVCKKHGFNPDEYGLKFQRNVLDLTLQWRFASLPNNAKLEVVPCSRHQTGAESVVRIALQLEDGSRLQGHFSSGQTLWDLLTHFPGIRPSGVTPVCVYMRDEISGEAALKKTSLKSLGLTGGSAIIRYVLKTASASGDLTDAVATPTEAVAKATESPSPPPETPTLPVSVETPAPPAEATPPVNQTLPVRQEEEEPHKVQEQSVRPKARPAADQRDLVTQTDEERPGTSQQQHGSAHPATPTNFVPFSGGGQRLGGAGTSGLKTSTSWTSSVSASPPKAKKPKPNHEVKSVDREPLIFHLDSGSRRHDDTELPDEFFEVTVDDVRKRFAQLKSERRTLEESLS